The following proteins are encoded in a genomic region of Brachypodium distachyon strain Bd21 chromosome 1, Brachypodium_distachyon_v3.0, whole genome shotgun sequence:
- the LOC100832989 gene encoding probable galactinol--sucrose galactosyltransferase 2, whose product MTVTPQITVSEGRLAVRGRTVLSGVPENVAAAHAAGAGLVDGAFVGAAADEAKSHHVFTFGTLRDCRFMCLFRFKLWWMTQRMGSSGRDVPLETQFILIEVPAAPGNGEPVYVVMLPLLEGPFRTVLQGNDLDQLQICIESGDKAVQTEQGMQMVYIHAGDNPFDTVTQAVKAVEKRMQTFHHREKKKLPSFLDWFGWCTWDAFYTDVTADGVKQGLRSLADGGAPPRFLIIDDGWQQIGTENTDKEEDDQSGGAVAVQEGAQFASRLTGIKENTKFQNTKTNNDENNTGGLKQLVEATKKDYGVRSVYVWHAMAGYWGGVNPSPTMARYEPSLAYPVQSPGVMGNQPDIVMDSLSVLGLGLVHPRKVYSFYAELHAYLAACGVDGVKVDVQNIIETLGAGHGGRVEITRAYHRALEASVARSFPDNGCISCMCHNTDMLYSAKQTAVVRASDDFYPRDPASHTVHVSSVAYNTLFLGEFMQPDWDMFHSLHPAAEYHGAARAIGGCPIYVSDKPGNHNFELLRKLVLPDGSVLRAQLPGRPTRDCLFTDPARDAASLLKIWNLNKCGGVVGVFNCQGAGWCRVVKKTRIHDDAPGTLTGSVRAADVDAIAQVLTTSDVWDGEAVLYAHRARELVRLPPGAALPVTLKTLEYEVFHVCPVRAVGAQVSFAPIGLLDMFNAGGAVEDCTTAGVSDDDGKAVVAISVRGCGRFGAYCSRRPVRCSIDSKEVEFSYEDETGLVAVDVPVPEQEMYRWALQIRV is encoded by the exons ATGACGGTGACGCCGCAGATCACGGTGAGCGAGGGGAGGCTGGCGGTGCGCGGGCGCACGGTGCTGAGCGGCGTGCCGGAGaacgtggcggcggcgcacgcggCCGGGGCGGGGCTCGTCGACGGGGCCTTCGTCGGCGCCGCAGCCGACGAGGCCAAGAGCCACCACGTCTTCACCTTCGGGACTCTCCG GGATTGCCGGTTCATGTGCCTGTTCCGGTTCAAGCTGTGGTGGATGACGCAGCGGATGGGCAGCTCCGGCCGCGACGTCCCTCTCGAGACCCAATTCATCCTCATCGAggtccccgccgcccccggcaACGGCGAGCCCGTCTACGTCGTgatgctgccgctgctggagggccccttccgcaCCGTGCTCCAGGGCAACGACCTCGACCAGCTCCAGATCTGCATCGAGAGCG GGGACAAGGCGGTGCAGACGGAGCAGGGGATGCAGAtggtgtacatccacgccggcGACAACCCCTTCGACACCGTCACCCAGGCCGTCAA GGCGGTGGAGAAGCGCATGCAGACGTTCCACCacagggagaagaagaagctgccgTCGTTCCTGGACTGGTTCGGCTGGTGCACCTGGGACGCCTTCTACACGGACGTCACCGCCGACGGCGTCAAGCAGGGCCTCCGCAGcctcgccgacggcggcgccccGCCGCGCTTCCTCATCATCGACGACGGCTGGCAGCAGATCGGTACCGAGAACACCgacaaggaggaagacgatcagtccggcggcgccgtggccgTCCAGGAAGGCGCCCAGTTCGCCAGCCGCCTCACGGGCATCAAGGAGAACACCAAGTTCCAGAACACCAAGACCAACAACGACGAAAACAACACGGGAGGGCTGAAgcagctggtggaggcgacgaAGAAGGACTACGGCGTCCGGAGCGTGTACGTGTGGCACGCCATGGCGGGCTACTGGGGCGGCGTGAACCCGTCGCCGACCATGGCGCGCTACGAGCCGTCCTTGGCATACCCGGTCCAGTCCCCGGGCGTCATGGGCAACCAGCCGGACATCGTCATGGACTCGCTCTCCgtcctgggcctgggcctcgTCCACCCGCGGAAGGTGTACAGCTTCTACGCCGAGCTCCACGCGTACCTTGCCGCCTGCGGCGTGGACGGGGTGAAGGTGGACGTGCAGAACATCATCGAGACcctcggcgccggccacggcggccgcgtcgAGATCACGCGCGCCTACCACCGCGCCCTCGAGGCCTCCGTGGCGAGGAGCTTCCCTGACAACGGGTGCATTTCGTGCATGTGCCACAACACGGACATGCTCTACAGCGCGAAGCAGACCGCCGTGGTGCGCGCCTCCGACGACTTCTACCCGCGTGATCCGGCGTCGCACACCGTGCACGTCTCCTCCGTGGCCTACAACACGCTCTTCCTCGGCGAGTTCATGCAGCCCGACTGGGACATGTTCCAC AGCTTGCACCCGGCGGCGGAGTACCACGGCGCGGCGAGGGCCATCGGCGGCTGCCCGATCTACGTGAGCGACAAGCCGGGGAACCACAACTTCGAGCTGCTCAGGAAGCTCGTGCTCCCCGATGGCTCCGTGCTCCGCGCGCAGCTCCCGGGCCGCCCCACCCGCGACTGCCTCTTCACCGACCCGGCCCGCGACGCCGCAAG CTTGCTCAAGATCTGGAACCTGAACAAgtgcggcggcgtggtggggGTGTTCAACTGCCAGGGCGCCGGGTGGTGCCGCGTCGTCAAGAAGACCCGGATCCACGACGACGCGCCGGGCACGCTCACCGGCTCCGTGCGCGCCGCCGACGTAGACGCCATCGCCCAGGTCCTCACCACCAGCGATGTCTGGGACGGCGAGGCCGTGCTGTACGCGCACAGGGCCAGGGAGCTCGTGCGGCTTCCCCCAggcgccgcgctgccggtGACGCTCAAGACGCTCGAGTACGAGGTGTTCCACGTCTGCCCCGTccgcgccgtgggcgcccaaGTCTCGTTCGCGCCGATCGGGCTGCTCGACATGTTCAACGCCGGGGGCGCCGTCGAGGACTGCACCACCGCCGGAGTCAGTGACGACGACGGTAAGGCCGTCGTGGCGATCAGCGTGCGGGGGTGCGGCCGCTTCGGGGCGTACTGCTCGCGGAGGCCCGTGAGGTGCTCCATTGACTCCAAGGAGGTGGAGTTCAGCTACGAGGATGAAACCGggctcgtcgccgtcgacgtgccggtgccggagcagGAGATGTACCGGTGGGCGCTGCAGATTCGGGTCTAG
- the LOC100832679 gene encoding dolichyl-diphosphooligosaccharide--protein glycosyltransferase 48 kDa subunit produces the protein MAAPRLPVLFLLLALLVVACRGEASGEGPRGRKVLVLVDDLAVRSSHSAFFGSLQARGLDLEFRLADDPKLSLHRYGQYLYDGLVLFAPSTPRFGGSVDQNAVLEFIDAGHDMILAADSSASDLIRGIATECGVDFDEDPEAMVIDHINYASTEVEGDHTLIAGDDLIESDVILGSKKIDAPVLFRGIGHAANPSNSLVLKVLSASPSAYSANPKTKLASPPSLTGSAISLVSVMQARNNARVLISGSLDLFSNRFLKSSVKKAGSKLSHEKAGNEQFVTETSKWVFHERGHLKAVNVKHHKIGETNEPSMYRINDDLEYSVEIYEWSGTSWKPYVADDVQVQFYMMSPYVLKNMSTDKKGVYSSSFKVPDVYGVFQFKVEYQKLGYTGLSLAKQIPVRPYRHNEYERFITSAYPYYAASFSTMGAFFIFSIAYLYHK, from the exons ATGGcggcgccgcgcctccccgtcctcttcctcctcctcgccctcctcgtcgtcgcctgcCGCGGCGAAGCTTCGGGCGAGGGCCCCCGCGGGCGCAAGGTGCTGGTGCTCGTGGACGACCTGGCCGTGCGGTCGTCGCACTCGGCCTTCTTCGGGTCGCTCCAGGCCCGCGGGCTCGATCTGGAGTTCCGCCTCGCCGACGACCCCAAGCTCTCGCTCCACCGCTACGGCCAGTACCTCTACGACGGCCTCGTCCTCTTCGCCCCCTCCACCCCGC GTTTCGGCGGATCAGTGGACCAGAATGCTGTCCTGGAATTTATCGATGCTGGGCATGATATGATCCTGGCAGCAGATTCTTCAGCTTCTGATCTTATCCGAGGCATTGCAACAGAGTGTGGGGTTGATTTCGATGAG GATCCAGAGGCTATGGTTATTGATCACATTAATTATGCCTCCACAGAGGTTGAGGGTGATCACACCTTGATTGCTGGTGATGATCTGATCGAGTCAGATGTGATATTGGGGTCCAAAAAGATCGAT GCTCCTGTGTTGTTTCGAGGAATTGGACATGCAGCTAATCCGTCAAACAGCTTG GTTCTGAAAGTTCTGTCTGCCTCTCCATCAGCATATTCGGCAAACCCAAAGACTAAGTTAGCATCGCCTCCATCTCTCACAGGGTCGGCCATATCGCTGGTTTCTGTTATGCAG GCAAGAAATAATGCTCGGGTTTTGATATCTGGATCATTGGATTTGTTTAGCAACCG GTTCCTAAAGTCCAGTGTTAAGAAGGCTGGTAGCAAGCTGAG CCACGAGAAAGCTGGAAATGAGCAATTTGTGACAGAGACAAGCAAATGGGTCTTCCATGAGAGGGGCCATCTAAAG GCAGTGAATGTCAAGCACCACAAGATTGGGGAGACAAATGAACCTAGCATGTACCGCATCAATGATGACCTG GAATACTCGGTTGAAATCTATGAATGGTCTGGAACAAGCTGGAAGCCATATGTTGCTGATGATGTCCAAGTTCAGTTTTATATGATGAGTCCTTATGTTTTGAAAAATATGTCAACTGACAAGAAG GGTGTATACTCATCATCCTTCAAAGTCCCGGATGTTTATGGAGTTTTCCAGTTCAAAGTTGAGTACCAGAAGCTTGGATACACTGGTCTCTCTCTTGCAAAGCAG ATTCCAGTGCGGCCATACAGGCATAATGAGTACGAGAGATTCATAACTTCGGCATACCCTTACTATGCTGCCTCATTTTCAACA ATGGGAGCCTTCTTCATATTCTCAATCGCGTACCTGTATCACAAATAG